The following proteins are co-located in the Brevibacillus laterosporus DSM 25 genome:
- the spoVS gene encoding stage V sporulation protein SpoVS, translating into MDVLKVSAKSNPNSVAGALAGVLRERGAAEIQAIGAGALNQAVKAVAIARGFVAPSGVDLICIPAFTDIIIDGEERTAIKLIVEPR; encoded by the coding sequence ATGGACGTATTAAAAGTTTCAGCAAAGTCTAACCCCAACTCTGTTGCTGGTGCTCTTGCAGGCGTACTCCGTGAGCGCGGGGCCGCTGAGATTCAAGCTATTGGAGCGGGGGCGCTCAATCAAGCTGTGAAGGCAGTAGCTATCGCACGTGGATTCGTAGCGCCTAGTGGTGTTGATTTGATTTGTATCCCAGCCTTTACAGACATTATAATTGATGGAGAAGAGCGTACAGCCATAAAATTGATTGTGGAACCCAGATGA